The Deltaproteobacteria bacterium genomic interval CCTCGTTTTCCCGGTCTTCGTCGTCGACAAGGATAAACATCTTTCCGGCCCGGATGTCCTCAATAGCCTCTTCAATAGTGGATAATGACATCTTTACTAAACCTCGTTGTAACTACTTAGGTTGTCAGGTTCACGGTTCTCTGATCTTTTTATTTTTATGCCTTCTCCAATCAGAACTCACGAATCAATGACTTGGTTTTCGGCAAATCCTGAATCTTTGAACCCTGAACCCACCGGCCCCTGAACGGTTACTTTTTATATAAATCCGTGCTGTGCCAGAAACTCCGTATCAATATCGGTCTGTTTTTCCGGCTTAATGTGCCCAGCCAGAAGTAATTTCTCAATATACTTCCCAATGAGATCCACCTCAATATTGATTTTATCTCCCTTCTTCCTGAAACCCATGGTAGTGAGCCTGGAAGTATGGGGAATGATGCCCACGGAAAAGCGACCTTTTCCGCAACTGTTCACGGTAAGACTGATTCCGTCAACTGCGATGGAGCCTTTTTCAATGATGTAACGGTCAAGAGTTTCGGAAACAGCTATAGTAAATAAAGTGAACCGACCTAAATTCTCTTTTTCAATTATCTCTCCGGTCCCATCCACATGACCGCTGACCAGATGCCCGCCAAGGCGGTCCGAGAGCCTGAGTGCCCGTTCAAGATTGATGCGGCTTCCAACCATGAGCCCGGATAACGTGGTCCTTGAAAGGGTCTCTGGTGAGACTTCCGCACTGAAAACATCCTGAGAAATAGTACTCGCGGTCAGGCATACCCCGTTCACGGCAATACTCTCCCCCTCCCGGGGATCTTTAATAGAGAAGTCGGGATGAATGGTAAAGACCAGGCCCTGACCTGCCCGCCTGACATCCTTGAGGGTCCCAAGGCCCTGGATTATCCCTGTAAACATCTGCGGTCAGCTCCAGAAAGAATCAATGTTTGTGATCAGACCGCGGACCAGCCAGTTATCTCCCAACTTGCGGCGTTGCACTTTTGATAGCCTTATTGCCTCACCCACATCTATAGCTCCTGACCCGCCTATTGCGGGCCGGGCATTCTTTCCTCCGATTACAATGGGAGCATAATAAAAAAAGGCCTCGTCAACAAGCGCCTGGTCCCAGAATGCCCCCTGGACCGTACTTCCACCTTCTACCAGAAGTGATTGAACCCCTGAGTTGCACAACATCCTGAGCGCATACCTGATTTCTACCCTGCCTTGCCCATTGGGCGGCGTAAACCAGACCTTTGCACCAGTAGCCTCCAGGGCCTGTCTTTGATCCTCTGTCGATTTGCCCTCGACACCGATTATCACAGTAGGTGCGGAGGACTTCAGGTGGCATATACGGCTGGAGGGATCAATGCCCAGCCTGCTGTCCAGCACCACCCTGACAGGGTCTTTACCCGTATTCTTACCCTTTCTGCAGGTAAGCTGCGGATCGTCCGCCAGTATGGTGCCCTTGCCGACCAATATCGCATCACTTATCTCTCTCAGGCGATGACCAGAGCCGCGTGCCTGCTGATTGGTGATCCACCTGGAGTGCCCTGTCGCGGTTGCAGTCCTGCCGTCCAGGCTGCATGCCACCTTTGACCTGACCCAGGGCATTCCGGTCAACATGTGCTTGGCAAAGGGGGCGATCAAGAGGCGGCACTCATCCCTGAGACACCCTATCCCGACTTCAAGGCCTTTGTCACGCAGAAACTCTGCTCCACCTCCAGTCACCTTCGGGTTCGGGTCAAGCGTACCGATAACGACCCTTCTTATCCCGGCCTGTAGTATGGCATGTGTGCATGGCGGTGTCCGGCCGGAGTGGTTGCAGGGTTCCAGGGTGACGTACAGATCGGCCCCTCTGGCCCTATCTCCAGCGGCCCTCAAGGCATGGACTTCGGCATGTGGTGTGCCGGCCCTCCGGTGATAGCCCTCCCCAAGTATTACGCCTTGCCGGACCACAACCGCACCTACAGCAGGATTCGGAGTGGTGTATCCAAGGCCCTTTTCACCAAGCCTGAGGGCCCTGCGCATGAACTTGATATCTTTGCCGGACCACATTCAAGAACTCTGATTGCGGGAACTTTCGCTCAACAATTCCTGCAGTTGCTCCATGAACTCATTGAGATCCTTAAACTGCTTGTATACAGAGGCAAAACGCACATAGGCCACATCGTCCCATGCCCTCAGTTGGGACATGACGCGTTCCCCCAAGAATCTGCTTTCCACCTCCCTTTCTCCACTGTCTTGAATCTCTTTCTCAAGATTGCTGACAAAGGCCTCCACTTCGTCCATGCTCACAGGTCTCTTTTCACAGGCCTTTACTATTCCCTCGACAATCTTATTCCGGTCAAAAGATTCACGTCTTCCGTCCTTTTTGACTACCATGGGTTGGAACTCTTCAATCCTCTCATAGGTAGTAAAACGCTCATGACAAGACAGGCATTCCCTGCGTCGACGGATGGCCCTGCTGTCTTTGCTGGACCTGGAGTCTACAACTTTACTCTCTGGAGAATTGCAGAATGGGCACTTCATTAGATTAGCCGCCTACTGCGGGGCTTTTCTGACAGGATGAACATGATTTTTTTATCCTTTGTTAGTCGCAATCCCCTCCTAATCGGGTCAACGGTTCTCACCCAAATCCGGAAAGACTATCATCATTGCTACAAACAGGTGTCGCAATCCCCTCCTAATCGGGTCAACGGTTCTCACACGACTTGGTGCTCCGGGACACTCGGCGGTCAAGCACCGTCGCAATCCCCTCCTAATCGGGTCAACGGTTCTCACAGGAATGTATACGGAGACCCTATATGTGAATCAAGAGGTCGCAATCCCCTCCTAATCGGGTCAACGGTTCTCACGAGAAAGAGGAGCTTATTACAGACGAGGAAGTCTGTGGTCGCAATCCCCTCCTAATCGGGTCAACGGTTCTCACATGCTGGGCAGGACCCGAAACGGAAGATCCGTTTGATAGCGTCGCAATCCCCTCCTAATCGGGTCAACGGTTCTCACCCAAAAAGGAGGAAGAGAAAATGGAGATCACTAACGGGTCGCAATCCCCTCCTAATCGGGTCAACGGTTCTCACATCCCTTATAATTGTACGACAAGTCCTCCTGTTACGTGACAGTCTGCGAGAATCAAGGGCTGATTCGTACCAT includes:
- a CDS encoding riboflavin synthase, which codes for MFTGIIQGLGTLKDVRRAGQGLVFTIHPDFSIKDPREGESIAVNGVCLTASTISQDVFSAEVSPETLSRTTLSGLMVGSRINLERALRLSDRLGGHLVSGHVDGTGEIIEKENLGRFTLFTIAVSETLDRYIIEKGSIAVDGISLTVNSCGKGRFSVGIIPHTSRLTTMGFRKKGDKINIEVDLIGKYIEKLLLAGHIKPEKQTDIDTEFLAQHGFI
- the ribD gene encoding bifunctional diaminohydroxyphosphoribosylaminopyrimidine deaminase/5-amino-6-(5-phosphoribosylamino)uracil reductase RibD, translating into MRRALRLGEKGLGYTTPNPAVGAVVVRQGVILGEGYHRRAGTPHAEVHALRAAGDRARGADLYVTLEPCNHSGRTPPCTHAILQAGIRRVVIGTLDPNPKVTGGGAEFLRDKGLEVGIGCLRDECRLLIAPFAKHMLTGMPWVRSKVACSLDGRTATATGHSRWITNQQARGSGHRLREISDAILVGKGTILADDPQLTCRKGKNTGKDPVRVVLDSRLGIDPSSRICHLKSSAPTVIIGVEGKSTEDQRQALEATGAKVWFTPPNGQGRVEIRYALRMLCNSGVQSLLVEGGSTVQGAFWDQALVDEAFFYYAPIVIGGKNARPAIGGSGAIDVGEAIRLSKVQRRKLGDNWLVRGLITNIDSFWS
- a CDS encoding transcriptional regulator NrdR, yielding MKCPFCNSPESKVVDSRSSKDSRAIRRRRECLSCHERFTTYERIEEFQPMVVKKDGRRESFDRNKIVEGIVKACEKRPVSMDEVEAFVSNLEKEIQDSGEREVESRFLGERVMSQLRAWDDVAYVRFASVYKQFKDLNEFMEQLQELLSESSRNQSS